A genome region from Halorussus pelagicus includes the following:
- a CDS encoding NUDIX domain-containing protein — translation MDETHVVTCFLRNRGEVLLLGRSEEVGTYPGEWGGVAGHVEGAPDAGRQTASPESALAAAREEIAEETGLLDACTLAREGVPFSFEDKDLDTEWTVHPYCFDCERRDAETNWETSEFEWVHPTEILRRETVPNLWASYSRVGPTIQQVAEDDRHGSAYLSVRALEVLRDRAGSFAANDPDADRWSQLVAIAERLLDARPSMAAVGNRVNRAMAEASDERTAEAVERAAREGIERAFRADEAAAENAADEIRGERVLTLSRSGTVLDALPAAEQVFIAESRPAREGVGVAEALATETDVALHTDAAIARVLATEEVDAVVVGADAVLPNGRVVNKTGTRGAALAANREGVPVYAVAASDKVRTDDETYPEEGDAEDVYDGDAEIKVLNPTFDATPADAISGVVTERGVLDAGEISEVADELRELSAWQE, via the coding sequence ATGGACGAGACACACGTCGTCACCTGCTTTCTGCGGAATCGCGGCGAGGTCCTTCTCTTGGGCCGCTCCGAAGAGGTCGGCACCTACCCCGGCGAGTGGGGCGGCGTCGCGGGCCACGTCGAAGGTGCCCCGGACGCCGGAAGACAAACTGCGTCCCCCGAGTCCGCGCTCGCCGCGGCCCGCGAAGAAATCGCCGAGGAGACCGGACTGCTCGACGCCTGCACGCTCGCCCGCGAGGGCGTCCCGTTCAGTTTCGAGGACAAGGACCTCGACACCGAGTGGACCGTCCATCCCTACTGCTTCGACTGCGAGCGACGCGACGCCGAGACGAACTGGGAGACCAGCGAGTTCGAGTGGGTCCACCCGACCGAAATCCTCCGGCGCGAGACCGTCCCGAACCTCTGGGCGTCCTACTCGCGGGTCGGACCGACCATTCAGCAGGTCGCCGAGGACGACAGGCACGGGTCAGCGTACCTTTCGGTCCGGGCGCTCGAAGTCCTGCGCGACCGGGCGGGGTCGTTCGCGGCGAACGACCCCGACGCAGACAGGTGGTCCCAACTCGTCGCCATCGCCGAGCGACTGCTCGACGCCCGGCCGAGCATGGCCGCAGTCGGCAACCGAGTGAATCGCGCAATGGCCGAAGCGAGCGACGAGCGGACCGCCGAAGCGGTCGAGCGGGCCGCCCGCGAGGGCATCGAGCGCGCCTTCCGCGCCGACGAGGCGGCCGCCGAGAACGCCGCCGACGAAATTCGCGGCGAGCGCGTCCTGACCCTCTCACGGTCGGGTACCGTGCTGGACGCCCTTCCCGCGGCCGAGCAAGTCTTCATCGCCGAGTCGCGCCCGGCGCGGGAGGGCGTCGGCGTCGCGGAGGCCCTCGCAACTGAAACCGACGTGGCGCTCCACACCGACGCCGCCATCGCTCGCGTGCTGGCGACCGAGGAGGTGGACGCCGTGGTCGTCGGCGCGGACGCGGTACTCCCCAACGGGCGCGTAGTGAACAAGACCGGCACGCGGGGCGCGGCGCTGGCCGCGAACAGGGAAGGCGTCCCGGTCTACGCCGTCGCCGCGAGCGACAAGGTGCGGACCGACGACGAGACGTATCCGGAAGAGGGCGACGCCGAAGACGTGTACGACGGCGACGCCGAAATCAAGGTACTGAATCCGACGTTCGACGCGACGCCCGCGGACGCAATCTCGGGCGTCGTCACGGAGCGCGGCGTGCTGGACGCGGGAGAGATTTCGGAAGTAGCGGACGAACTGCGGGAGTTGTCGGCGTGGCAGGAGTGA
- the thiD gene encoding bifunctional hydroxymethylpyrimidine kinase/phosphomethylpyrimidine kinase, with protein sequence MSDEDASPPTETRIPFPIEMPVALTVAGSDSGGGAGVQADLKTIEAHDAYGTSAVTAVTAQHTRGVESTHVLPTEEVAAQLDAVTGDFDVRAAKTGMLADADIVELVAERAAAADFPVVVDPVMVAASGDRLLDSAAEDAYADLVSEAALVTPNADEAAVLTDVEVAGRESAIEAGERLRSMGADAAVVKGGHVPGETVRDVLVTPDGVRTFEHPRIDTEATHGSGCTLSAAIAARLAGGESLTEAVEASAAFLERAVRYHLDVGEGPGAVHHAVGMRNRAARERTAEEVREVVRKFAEADPSALVPEVGMNVVGATPYAEAVGETAAVEGRITRTFSGVKPNRGVRFGASSHVARFLLACREFDPDLRFAANCRFDADVETALDSLDWDVAAYDRGSEPSEVKTREGSTMQWGARQAFESAGRTPVAVVDRGEVGKEAITKVLAPDSETLAERVLALSEAL encoded by the coding sequence ATGAGCGACGAAGACGCCTCCCCGCCGACCGAGACGCGGATTCCGTTCCCCATCGAAATGCCCGTCGCGCTCACCGTCGCCGGAAGCGACTCCGGCGGCGGCGCGGGCGTGCAGGCCGACCTGAAAACCATCGAGGCTCACGACGCCTACGGGACGAGCGCCGTGACTGCCGTCACCGCACAGCACACGCGCGGCGTCGAGTCCACGCACGTCCTGCCAACCGAGGAAGTCGCGGCGCAACTCGACGCCGTGACCGGCGACTTCGACGTGCGGGCGGCCAAGACCGGGATGCTCGCCGACGCCGACATCGTGGAACTGGTCGCCGAGCGCGCGGCCGCGGCCGACTTCCCGGTCGTCGTGGACCCAGTGATGGTCGCGGCGTCGGGCGACCGACTGCTCGACTCTGCGGCCGAGGATGCCTACGCCGACCTCGTGAGCGAGGCCGCGCTCGTGACGCCCAACGCAGACGAGGCCGCCGTACTGACCGACGTGGAAGTCGCAGGCCGGGAGTCCGCCATCGAGGCGGGCGAGCGCCTGCGCTCGATGGGTGCCGACGCCGCCGTCGTGAAAGGCGGGCACGTCCCCGGCGAAACCGTGCGCGACGTGCTGGTGACGCCAGACGGGGTCCGGACCTTCGAGCATCCCCGTATCGATACCGAGGCGACCCACGGGTCGGGATGCACGCTCTCGGCCGCCATCGCGGCCCGACTCGCGGGCGGCGAGTCGCTCACGGAGGCTGTCGAGGCGAGCGCGGCGTTTCTGGAGCGCGCGGTCAGGTACCACCTCGACGTGGGCGAGGGACCGGGCGCGGTGCATCACGCCGTCGGGATGCGAAATCGCGCGGCGCGCGAGCGGACCGCCGAGGAAGTCCGCGAAGTCGTCCGGAAATTCGCCGAGGCGGACCCGTCCGCGCTCGTTCCCGAGGTTGGAATGAACGTCGTCGGCGCGACGCCCTACGCCGAGGCAGTCGGGGAAACGGCGGCGGTGGAGGGCCGAATCACCCGGACGTTCTCGGGCGTGAAACCCAACCGCGGCGTGCGCTTCGGCGCGTCGAGTCACGTCGCGCGTTTCCTGCTGGCCTGCCGGGAGTTCGACCCCGACCTGCGTTTCGCCGCGAACTGCCGGTTCGACGCCGACGTGGAGACCGCGCTCGACTCGCTGGACTGGGACGTCGCGGCGTACGACCGGGGTTCGGAACCGAGCGAGGTGAAAACACGCGAGGGGAGTACGATGCAGTGGGGCGCGCGGCAGGCGTTCGAGTCGGCGGGGCGGACGCCGGTCGCGGTGGTCGATAGGGGCGAAGTCGGAAAAGAGGCGATTACGAAGGTCCTCGCGCCCGACTCGGAGACGCTGGCCGAGCGCGTGCTGGCGCTGTCAGAGGCCCTGTAG
- a CDS encoding helix-turn-helix domain-containing protein has protein sequence MAHGSDRIEVYECRECGNISLDSVSSTCCDGRVVAVDGDGVVESPELPDLLRNVFGISETGLHVCLCLMEENEATAAEIAERLDIDRSTVGRQLNHLTDIGLLDKRQRLLESGGYVNVYSPVPVETVQKRLRVGLYAWVNDALDLVENVNREKIRAMARGDDGGSDDGASIYWE, from the coding sequence ATGGCTCACGGTAGCGACCGAATCGAAGTGTACGAGTGCCGAGAGTGCGGCAATATCTCGCTCGACAGTGTTTCGTCAACCTGCTGTGACGGTCGAGTGGTAGCCGTCGATGGCGACGGAGTGGTCGAGTCGCCGGAACTTCCGGACCTCCTTCGGAACGTCTTCGGTATCTCCGAGACGGGACTACACGTCTGTCTCTGTCTCATGGAGGAGAACGAAGCGACCGCCGCGGAAATCGCCGAGCGACTCGATATCGACCGAAGCACCGTCGGCAGACAACTGAACCACCTGACCGACATCGGCCTGCTGGACAAGCGCCAGCGACTCCTCGAAAGCGGCGGCTACGTGAACGTCTACTCGCCCGTTCCGGTCGAGACGGTTCAGAAGCGGCTCAGGGTCGGTCTCTACGCGTGGGTGAACGACGCTCTCGACTTGGTCGAGAACGTGAACCGGGAGAAGATTCGGGCGATGGCTCGCGGCGACGACGGCGGGAGCGACGACGGAGCCAGTATCTACTGGGAGTAG
- the ddh gene encoding D-2-hydroxyacid dehydrogenase, which translates to MQIQRLGIHDSVSAVFPPERLREELSDLDLAVPVVGDDELGDCDAVVTFGYSDAFLDADLQWIHSIQAGYDRFPLDAFEKRGVALTNSTGIHDTSVGEFAVGLMLSFARRLHTYVRAQADREWSRPAWDTPFTLDGERLCVVGLGTLGQGIAERADALGMEVVGVRRSGTPTPHTEEVYTPDELHEAVADARFVALAVPLTDETTGLVGADELSAMREDAYLLNVARGPVVAQEELVGALRDGDIAGAGLDVFEEEPLPEESPLWDFEEVLVTPHHAAAERDYYRHIAGLVRENAERAASGTELTNRVV; encoded by the coding sequence ATGCAGATACAGCGCCTCGGAATTCACGACTCGGTGAGTGCCGTCTTTCCGCCGGAACGACTCCGCGAGGAACTCTCGGACCTCGACCTCGCGGTCCCGGTTGTCGGCGACGACGAACTGGGCGACTGCGACGCGGTCGTGACCTTCGGGTACTCCGACGCGTTCCTCGACGCCGACCTCCAGTGGATTCACTCGATTCAGGCCGGATACGACCGATTCCCTCTCGACGCCTTCGAGAAGCGAGGCGTCGCGCTGACCAACAGCACGGGCATCCACGACACCAGCGTCGGCGAGTTCGCGGTCGGTCTCATGCTCTCGTTCGCGCGCCGACTTCACACCTACGTCCGCGCGCAGGCCGACCGCGAGTGGAGCCGTCCCGCGTGGGACACCCCGTTCACGCTCGACGGCGAGCGCCTCTGCGTCGTCGGTCTCGGAACGCTCGGGCAGGGCATCGCCGAGCGCGCCGACGCGCTCGGCATGGAGGTCGTCGGCGTCCGGCGCTCGGGCACCCCGACGCCACACACCGAGGAGGTCTACACGCCCGACGAACTTCACGAGGCCGTCGCTGACGCCCGGTTCGTCGCGCTCGCGGTCCCGCTGACCGACGAGACGACGGGACTCGTCGGTGCCGACGAACTGTCAGCGATGCGTGAGGACGCCTACCTACTCAACGTCGCTCGCGGGCCGGTCGTCGCGCAGGAGGAACTGGTCGGCGCGCTCCGCGACGGCGACATCGCGGGCGCGGGTCTCGACGTGTTCGAGGAAGAACCCCTGCCCGAGGAGTCGCCGCTGTGGGACTTCGAGGAGGTGCTGGTGACGCCCCACCACGCCGCGGCCGAGCGCGACTACTACCGGCATATTGCGGGACTGGTGCGGGAGAACGCCGAACGCGCGGCGTCGGGGACGGAGTTGACGAATCGGGTGGTGTAA
- the engB gene encoding GTP-binding protein EngB: protein MFESRPNRDAEVVFVGRSNVGKSTLMREITGHTFDTGSKPGVTRSPNHYDWASEDFVLSDLPGFGFMSGVPEEQREQIKTNIVRYVEDNADKILVGILVVDGKSAVDIIDRHSGEDEIPYDVEMFYFLRDVGIPTVVAVNKMDKVDDEDERLNELADRLGLHPPWKQWQDTIAPISAKRGNIDALNEAVKDHLHEAKRDDLMKFFS from the coding sequence ATGTTCGAGAGTCGCCCGAACCGCGACGCCGAAGTCGTCTTCGTCGGCCGGTCGAACGTCGGCAAGTCCACGCTCATGCGGGAAATCACCGGCCACACCTTCGACACGGGGAGCAAGCCCGGCGTCACGCGCTCGCCCAACCACTACGACTGGGCCAGCGAAGACTTCGTGCTGTCGGACCTGCCGGGGTTCGGCTTCATGTCCGGCGTCCCCGAAGAGCAACGCGAGCAAATAAAGACGAACATCGTACGCTACGTCGAGGACAACGCCGACAAGATTCTGGTCGGGATTCTCGTCGTGGACGGCAAGAGCGCGGTGGACATCATCGACCGCCACTCGGGCGAGGACGAGATTCCCTACGACGTGGAAATGTTCTACTTCCTCCGGGACGTTGGCATTCCGACCGTCGTCGCGGTCAACAAGATGGACAAGGTGGACGACGAGGACGAGCGCCTGAACGAACTCGCCGACCGACTCGGACTCCACCCGCCGTGGAAGCAGTGGCAGGACACCATCGCGCCGATTAGCGCCAAGCGGGGGAACATCGACGCGCTGAACGAGGCGGTCAAAGACCACCTCCACGAAGCCAAGCGCGACGACCTGATGAAGTTCTTCTCGTGA
- a CDS encoding heavy-metal-associated domain-containing protein, which produces MAKQITVEGMSCGGCEETVENALRDVPGVEDADADNESDSVTVKGEASDDDLVAAVKDAGYTAKA; this is translated from the coding sequence ATGGCGAAACAGATTACCGTCGAAGGCATGAGCTGTGGCGGCTGTGAGGAGACCGTCGAGAACGCACTGCGCGACGTACCGGGTGTGGAAGACGCCGACGCGGACAACGAGTCCGACAGCGTGACCGTCAAGGGCGAGGCCAGCGACGACGACCTCGTGGCGGCCGTCAAGGACGCTGGCTACACGGCGAAGGCCTGA
- a CDS encoding type I restriction enzyme HsdR N-terminal domain-containing protein, whose amino-acid sequence MDEANTKAKLVRDLIELLDWDFATDVELEYPVPMATRTYKVDYALLLEDTPVVFVEAKSSDSSLSDDHREQLRSYMRNQNIDWGLLTNGRENEIYQRHVENAKVTVERLGSAKIDELSQKSNLLSALSKQSIETGEAEQIAQRITEIEQAKDELRDNKEEIAEEVARTIAERVGDSISKQAENEAKTLVDNLVAELKEEAEAGYAEPDTSDGFWAEVEREIGIVKQDGNIILQEQKSGASQLQAFVNFLLRQGYLEETDVPIPMGRKRYLVNTGPVDQQGDKMKRPKQLENGLFVEANQKTEQIKQNILYLGEQYS is encoded by the coding sequence ATGGACGAGGCCAACACGAAGGCCAAACTTGTCCGTGACCTGATAGAGCTTCTCGACTGGGATTTTGCGACCGACGTGGAGTTAGAGTATCCGGTTCCGATGGCGACCCGGACTTACAAGGTCGATTACGCGCTCTTGCTGGAGGATACGCCGGTCGTCTTCGTCGAAGCGAAAAGTTCGGACTCGTCGCTCTCGGACGACCACCGCGAGCAACTACGGTCGTACATGCGCAACCAGAACATCGACTGGGGGCTACTCACCAACGGTCGGGAAAACGAAATCTACCAGCGTCACGTCGAAAATGCGAAGGTAACGGTCGAACGCCTCGGTAGTGCAAAGATTGACGAACTGTCTCAGAAGTCGAACCTCCTCTCTGCGCTTTCGAAACAGTCCATCGAAACGGGTGAGGCCGAGCAAATCGCACAGCGAATCACCGAAATCGAACAGGCGAAGGACGAACTTCGAGACAACAAGGAAGAAATCGCTGAGGAAGTCGCGCGAACTATCGCCGAGCGAGTTGGCGACTCGATTTCTAAACAGGCCGAAAACGAGGCGAAGACGCTCGTGGACAATCTTGTCGCTGAGTTGAAAGAAGAGGCGGAGGCTGGATACGCAGAACCCGACACTTCTGATGGGTTCTGGGCGGAGGTAGAACGCGAGATAGGAATCGTGAAACAGGACGGCAATATAATCCTGCAGGAACAAAAGAGTGGAGCGAGTCAACTGCAAGCGTTTGTTAACTTTTTGCTTAGACAAGGCTATCTTGAGGAGACTGATGTTCCTATTCCAATGGGTCGGAAACGTTATCTTGTCAACACCGGACCAGTAGACCAACAAGGAGATAAGATGAAGCGACCGAAGCAGCTAGAAAACGGTCTATTCGTCGAAGCCAATCAAAAAACAGAGCAAATTAAACAAAACATTCTATACCTCGGCGAACAATACTCGTAG
- a CDS encoding TIGR00341 family protein — MRLIHVLVPAERRESILDALDEKDIDYAVLGTDGRASEEVLVEFPLPSDGVGDVMDALRDAGLEEEDYTVMANAETASTPNMERLENRYANDFDPLTRKELRSKARDMAHDRNSFVWMIFLSAIIATAGLLVNSPAVVVGSMVIAPFVGPVLTAAVGGVTGDREMLRDSIWLQAVGIVVAVGSALVFGYLLKTFAFVPPLEITALGQISSRVAPGLMTIAVGLAAGAASAFGLSTKGPTSLIGVMIAAALIPAAGTVGIAVVWGYPVIAAGSLLLLLISILAINVAAFVTLGYLGYRPNGFDRGLLTPRDSTSTATFVLGVVALLVVVAGTGTATYQQITYERTVNQEVSSVLDNSEYANLTYVSTNTEYAFSGPWFESETVTVTISRTSDGEYPGLATRLQRRLSTATGQNPSVRVHFVDYEVASSSQSSLARPTQEA, encoded by the coding sequence GTGCGACTCATCCACGTTCTGGTTCCGGCCGAGCGCCGCGAATCGATTCTCGATGCGCTCGACGAGAAAGACATCGACTACGCCGTCCTCGGAACCGACGGGCGGGCGAGCGAGGAGGTCCTCGTGGAGTTTCCGCTCCCGAGCGACGGCGTCGGCGACGTGATGGACGCGCTCCGGGACGCCGGACTCGAAGAAGAAGACTACACCGTGATGGCGAACGCCGAGACCGCTTCGACGCCGAACATGGAGCGCTTAGAGAACAGATACGCCAACGACTTCGACCCGCTGACTCGGAAAGAACTCCGGTCGAAGGCCCGCGACATGGCCCACGACCGGAACTCCTTCGTCTGGATGATATTCCTGAGCGCCATCATCGCCACCGCGGGGTTGCTTGTCAACTCGCCCGCGGTCGTGGTGGGTTCGATGGTCATCGCGCCGTTCGTCGGACCGGTACTGACCGCGGCCGTCGGCGGCGTGACCGGCGACCGGGAGATGCTCAGGGACAGTATCTGGTTGCAGGCGGTCGGAATCGTCGTCGCCGTCGGCAGCGCGCTGGTGTTCGGCTACCTCCTCAAGACGTTCGCGTTCGTTCCGCCGCTGGAGATCACCGCGCTCGGCCAGATTAGTTCGCGCGTCGCGCCGGGACTGATGACTATCGCGGTCGGTCTCGCCGCCGGGGCGGCGTCGGCGTTCGGACTATCGACGAAGGGACCGACCTCGCTCATCGGCGTCATGATAGCCGCGGCGCTGATTCCGGCCGCCGGGACCGTCGGCATCGCCGTCGTCTGGGGCTACCCCGTAATCGCCGCCGGGTCGCTGTTGCTCTTGCTCATCTCGATACTGGCAATCAACGTCGCCGCGTTCGTCACGCTCGGGTATCTCGGCTACCGCCCCAACGGGTTCGACCGCGGTCTGTTGACCCCCCGCGACTCCACGAGTACCGCGACGTTCGTACTGGGGGTGGTGGCGCTGCTCGTCGTCGTTGCCGGGACCGGGACTGCCACCTACCAGCAAATCACCTACGAGCGAACGGTGAATCAGGAGGTGAGTTCGGTCCTCGACAACTCGGAGTACGCGAATCTCACCTACGTCTCGACCAACACCGAGTACGCGTTCAGCGGGCCGTGGTTCGAGTCCGAGACGGTTACCGTCACCATCAGTCGCACGTCCGATGGCGAGTATCCCGGACTGGCGACTCGCCTTCAGCGACGCCTCAGCACCGCGACCGGTCAGAACCCCTCGGTCCGAGTTCACTTCGTGGACTACGAGGTCGCCAGTTCGTCGCAGTCGTCGCTGGCGAGGCCCACTCAGGAAGCGTAG
- a CDS encoding TIGR00341 family protein yields the protein MRLVQVSIPAGKRELVANVLEEEGVDYMLTDETSGREYTAIAYFPLPTAAVQPILDRLQDAGLGEDPHAVIIDAETDTSRQYEELEQRFAEENDDTSTIAREEIRTEAREMTPEFPTFVAMTVISAVVATAGMLLDSPAVVVGSMVIAPLIGPAMGASVGTVLGDRQLFRRGVKYQFLGGFAAIASATIFAVLVRYGFLVPPGTDILDISQVSGRLTPDFLSLAVALGAGAAGVLSLASGVSVAIVGVMIAAALVPPAAAVGIAIAWQQPLAAVSSLVLVLINIFSINLAGLVVLWYLGYRPKNWFERSETRSALFKRIGVLVALIALLSLFLGGVTFTSIQNATFQNQAQEEVSGVLGEEGTPYEEARLFGMEFEEGGTLPFDQSKSVVVTVGRPPGEKYPGLAERLGQRINRNTDQNVDVQVRYVEYDDAG from the coding sequence ATGCGGCTCGTGCAGGTTTCAATTCCGGCGGGCAAGCGAGAGTTAGTCGCCAACGTCCTCGAAGAGGAGGGCGTCGATTACATGCTGACTGACGAGACCAGCGGTCGGGAGTACACCGCCATCGCGTACTTCCCGCTCCCGACGGCCGCCGTCCAGCCGATTCTCGACAGGCTACAGGACGCCGGACTCGGCGAGGACCCCCACGCGGTCATCATCGACGCCGAGACCGACACCTCCCGCCAGTATGAGGAACTCGAACAGCGATTCGCCGAGGAGAACGACGACACCTCGACCATCGCCCGCGAGGAGATTCGGACCGAAGCCCGCGAGATGACTCCGGAGTTCCCGACGTTCGTGGCGATGACCGTCATCAGCGCGGTCGTCGCCACCGCCGGAATGCTGTTGGACTCCCCGGCGGTCGTCGTCGGGTCGATGGTCATCGCGCCGCTCATCGGCCCGGCGATGGGTGCGAGCGTCGGGACTGTTCTCGGCGACCGACAGCTGTTCCGTCGGGGGGTCAAGTACCAGTTCCTCGGCGGGTTCGCGGCCATCGCGTCGGCAACCATCTTCGCGGTCCTCGTGCGGTACGGCTTTCTCGTACCACCGGGGACCGACATCCTCGACATCTCGCAGGTCAGCGGCAGGCTAACGCCGGATTTCCTCTCGCTTGCGGTCGCGCTCGGCGCGGGCGCGGCGGGCGTCCTGAGCCTCGCGTCGGGCGTCTCGGTCGCCATCGTCGGCGTCATGATCGCCGCGGCGCTCGTCCCGCCCGCCGCCGCGGTCGGCATCGCCATCGCGTGGCAACAACCGCTCGCGGCGGTCAGTTCGCTGGTTCTCGTCCTCATCAACATCTTCTCGATAAACCTCGCGGGACTGGTCGTCCTCTGGTATCTGGGCTACCGACCGAAAAACTGGTTCGAGCGCAGCGAGACGCGCTCGGCGCTGTTCAAGCGCATCGGCGTCCTCGTGGCCCTGATCGCTCTGCTATCGCTGTTCCTCGGCGGCGTCACCTTCACCAGCATCCAGAACGCGACGTTCCAGAATCAGGCCCAAGAGGAGGTGTCGGGGGTCCTCGGCGAAGAGGGGACTCCCTACGAGGAGGCCCGACTCTTCGGCATGGAGTTCGAGGAGGGCGGCACGCTCCCGTTCGACCAGTCGAAGAGCGTCGTCGTCACCGTCGGGCGTCCGCCCGGCGAGAAGTACCCCGGTCTCGCCGAGCGGTTGGGCCAGCGCATCAACCGCAATACCGACCAGAACGTCGATGTGCAGGTCAGATACGTCGAGTACGACGACGCCGGATAG
- a CDS encoding SIMPL domain-containing protein produces the protein MSRKLLATVGVALLLVTAGCAGSLNPTESANAQTEQGDSGSETIGVSASGQAAAEPDQAVLQVAVVASDDDANAVRERLAQNATQMQEALRNAGVADDRIRTVQYSIDQRYREENGERRAAGFEGVHAFEITLSNVSRAGGIIDTAVSNGADRVDSVQLTLSEERKQEVRADALRDAMDNARADADVIAESANLTVSGVHTATTSDVGFSPIRTESLTADVAGDAGTSIESGPVTVTAQVSVTYNATG, from the coding sequence ATGTCGAGGAAACTACTTGCAACGGTGGGTGTCGCGCTCCTGTTGGTGACTGCCGGATGCGCTGGCAGTCTCAATCCGACGGAGAGCGCGAACGCACAGACCGAACAGGGAGACAGCGGCAGCGAGACCATCGGCGTCTCGGCGTCCGGGCAGGCCGCGGCCGAACCCGACCAAGCCGTCCTACAGGTCGCCGTCGTCGCCAGCGACGACGACGCCAACGCGGTCCGGGAGCGACTCGCGCAGAACGCGACACAGATGCAGGAGGCGCTCCGAAACGCTGGCGTCGCCGACGACCGAATTCGAACCGTCCAGTACAGCATCGACCAGCGGTACCGCGAGGAGAACGGCGAGCGCCGAGCGGCCGGGTTCGAGGGGGTCCACGCTTTCGAGATTACCCTCTCGAACGTGTCTCGTGCAGGGGGCATCATCGACACCGCGGTCTCGAACGGTGCCGACCGCGTCGATAGCGTCCAGCTCACGCTCTCCGAGGAGCGCAAACAGGAAGTCCGCGCGGATGCGCTCCGCGACGCGATGGACAACGCCCGCGCCGACGCCGACGTTATCGCCGAGAGCGCGAATCTAACCGTTTCGGGCGTTCACACCGCGACGACTAGCGACGTTGGTTTCAGCCCCATCCGGACCGAGTCGCTGACCGCCGATGTCGCGGGCGACGCCGGGACCAGCATCGAGTCCGGTCCCGTCACCGTCACGGCGCAGGTGTCGGTGACGTACAACGCGACAGGATAA
- a CDS encoding NOG1 family protein, with protein MIFENLPTTPTSEELIDKAFSRAARAGRAKSGSEAQQSMLQTASNILSDNLQNVAAEWPDFDDVHPFYYELADAIVDVDELRQSLSEIQWASRKTHNIGREYQGKLTGDADADRKIRKQGFARLADIVEEVEDDLLRIGDAHQDLRRLPEIDPEEPTVVVAGYPNVGKSSFVNEVTNARNEIAEYPFTTKGVRVGHFEKDHIRYQIVDTPGLLDRPEDERNDIENQAVSALTHLADAIVFVVDASGYCGYPIDAQLELRDALAERFGDVDVLTVCNKSDLSTDVEADAYMSVENGENVDDVLDAAVDATGYEPELPFEDRD; from the coding sequence ATGATTTTCGAGAACCTGCCGACGACACCTACGTCGGAGGAACTCATCGACAAAGCCTTCTCGCGGGCCGCACGCGCCGGTCGGGCCAAGAGCGGGTCGGAGGCCCAGCAGTCGATGCTCCAGACCGCTTCTAACATCCTGAGCGACAACTTGCAGAACGTGGCCGCCGAGTGGCCCGATTTCGACGACGTTCATCCGTTCTACTACGAGTTGGCGGACGCCATCGTTGACGTGGACGAACTGCGCCAGAGTCTCTCGGAGATTCAGTGGGCGAGTCGCAAGACCCACAACATCGGCCGGGAGTATCAGGGCAAACTCACGGGCGACGCCGACGCCGACCGCAAGATTCGCAAGCAGGGGTTCGCCCGCCTCGCCGACATCGTGGAGGAAGTCGAGGACGACCTCCTGCGAATCGGCGACGCCCACCAAGACCTCCGGCGACTCCCCGAAATCGACCCCGAAGAACCGACCGTCGTGGTCGCTGGCTACCCCAACGTCGGCAAGTCATCGTTCGTCAACGAGGTCACGAACGCCCGGAACGAAATCGCCGAATACCCCTTCACGACCAAGGGCGTCCGCGTCGGCCACTTCGAGAAGGACCACATCCGGTACCAAATCGTGGACACGCCCGGCCTGCTCGACCGCCCCGAGGACGAGCGCAACGACATCGAGAATCAGGCGGTTTCGGCCCTCACGCACCTCGCGGACGCCATCGTCTTCGTTGTGGACGCCAGCGGCTACTGTGGCTACCCCATCGACGCGCAACTCGAACTCCGGGACGCCCTCGCCGAGCGATTCGGCGACGTGGACGTGCTGACAGTCTGCAACAAGTCGGACCTCTCGACGGACGTGGAGGCCGACGCCTACATGAGCGTCGAGAACGGCGAGAACGTTGACGACGTACTCGACGCCGCCGTGGACGCGACCGGATACGAACCGGAACTGCCCTTCGAGGACCGAGACTGA